The DNA segment TTGCGGATCCCGCGCGTTTCCATGGCGTAGCGCTGCGTGTCGAAGATGTAGCGCACGATCGCGTTGAGGTCGGCGCGGACACGCGCCCCCCCTTCCTCGCGACGGGCGATCGTCAGCAGGTCCTTCACGATCCGGGCGGCGCGACGCGCCTCGCTCAGCACCGTCTCCAGCGCGTGCCGGTCGTCGCCCGACTGCTCGCGCTTGAGGAGGATCTGGGTGTAGCCGGTGATGGCCGCCAGCGGGTTGTTGATCTCGTGCGCCACCCCGGCGAGCGTGCGCCCGAGTGACGCCATCCGCTCGCCGCGCCGGACGATCTCCTCCCGCCGTTCGCGCTCGGTGATGTTCTCGGCCATCCCCTGCAGGAAGCGAATGCGCCCGCCCGCGTCCCGCTCGGCTGTCATCGTCAGCCGCAACCGGACCGGCGGCCCTTCGGCGCGGTGGCACGGCTGGTCGTACGTCACCTCGCGCGCGTCGCCGCTGAGCGCCTTCATGCAGTGATCCCGGACCTCGCCGATGGGGCAGAGCACGTCGAAGGCGTTGGCGGCCAGCAGCTCCGACGTGTTGGCATAGCCCAGCATCATGGCCAGCGCCGGATTCGCGTCGATCAGGCGCCCGTCAGGGGTGCACCCAAAGACGCCGAAGCTGGCGCGTTCGATCAGCATGCGCGTGCGTCCGGCCGACAGGCGCAACGCGTCCACCTGGTGTCGCGGATCGTTGCGCAGGTCGGTGATGTCCACGATCGCCCCGCCGAGCCCCGCCGCCATCCCCGCCGCGTCGCACATGACGAAGAAGCGCACTTCGGCCACGCGCACCGTGCCGTCCTTGCGGTACATGCGGAGCTTGCCGGCGCCGGGGCCTGTGTTGCCGGCGTAGAGATAGGCCTCCGTCGCGCGGCACGCGGCGTGGTCGCCGGCGTCGATGAACGAGAGGTATGACCGCCCAATGGTCTCCTCGACCGTGAAGCCACTGAAGCGCTCCCACGACGGGCTGAGCGAGGCCAACCGTCCGTCCCGGTCGATGCGCATCAACACGAGCGGCAACTCACCGACGAGCCCCGCATCGCTCCAGGAGGGTCGCGAAGCCGGTGGGACGGTGGGGGAGGGCGACGAATGCATCGTCATCGGCGGTCGGTCGGGCGAGGGGACATGGAGGGATCCAGTCCGGCGCGGCAGAATCTACACCGGCGTCCGCCGGCGCGGTGTCCGGCTCGCCCCCTCCCTGGCGCGCGGTTATCGTCCAAGACGCGGGGCGAGGAACCCCGCGGACCGCACACGGCTAGGTGCCACTGTATGGACGACACTCCCGATCGACCCGACACGCGAGACGCCGAGTTCGCGCGCGACGCGCTGCCGTTCATGGACGACGTCTATCGATTCGCGAACTCCCTCACGAGGAACCCGGCCGACGCCGAGGACCTGGTGCAGGAGACCTACCTGCGCGCCTACCGCTCCTGGCACACGTTCCAGCCCGGGAGCGATGCGCGTCGCTGGCTCTTCACCATCTGCCGCAACGCCTTCCTGCGCTCGCGTGAAAAGCTGCGGCGCGAAGTCGAGGTCGACGACAGCAACGCCGAGACGCTGGCCGCTGTTCAGGCCCACACCGAGATGCGCCAGGACGGGAGCGACCAGATTCTCTCCCGGGTCGATCTCGCACCGGCGCTCACCCGCGCGCTCGACGAGCTGGCCGAGCCGTTTCGGTCGACCGTGATCCTCGTCGACGTCGAGGATCAGTCGTACGACGCCGCCTCGGAGGTGCTGGGGGTCCCCGTCGGCACGGTGCGCTCGCGCCTCTTTCGCGGGCGACGGCAACTGCAGGAGAAACTCAGGGAATACGCCCGCGACGCCGGCTTCGCGTCGGTGGCGGTCGCCAAGGAGCA comes from the Gemmatimonadota bacterium genome and includes:
- a CDS encoding response regulator, whose product is MRIDRDGRLASLSPSWERFSGFTVEETIGRSYLSFIDAGDHAACRATEAYLYAGNTGPGAGKLRMYRKDGTVRVAEVRFFVMCDAAGMAAGLGGAIVDITDLRNDPRHQVDALRLSAGRTRMLIERASFGVFGCTPDGRLIDANPALAMMLGYANTSELLAANAFDVLCPIGEVRDHCMKALSGDAREVTYDQPCHRAEGPPVRLRLTMTAERDAGGRIRFLQGMAENITERERREEIVRRGERMASLGRTLAGVAHEINNPLAAITGYTQILLKREQSGDDRHALETVLSEARRAARIVKDLLTIARREEGGARVRADLNAIVRYIFDTQRYAMETRGIRNSMQLADRTPFVTADAAQLEQVVLNLVVNARQALEARLDQRTASDSWRPTLDVATHTVDGTVTLTVTDNGPGIPAHDLPRIWDPFWTTRDEGEGTGLGLAVVHSIVVSHGGTIEVTSVPAQRTRFTITLPIAPAVTPPDIRPGATRNTRRVVATRPLDILVVDDEAVIRELLSRYFTTRGHAVVAAVDGTNALRLAEQGSFDVVISDLRMPGMDGHELIRRLRQLPSCASTRFLISTGDATAAALHPGDDAMADVVVVNKPYDVDALVDLVEAG
- a CDS encoding sigma-70 family RNA polymerase sigma factor; amino-acid sequence: MDDTPDRPDTRDAEFARDALPFMDDVYRFANSLTRNPADAEDLVQETYLRAYRSWHTFQPGSDARRWLFTICRNAFLRSREKLRREVEVDDSNAETLAAVQAHTEMRQDGSDQILSRVDLAPALTRALDELAEPFRSTVILVDVEDQSYDAASEVLGVPVGTVRSRLFRGRRQLQEKLREYARDAGFASVAVAKEHDDA